One segment of Eschrichtius robustus isolate mEscRob2 chromosome 3, mEscRob2.pri, whole genome shotgun sequence DNA contains the following:
- the S100A8 gene encoding protein S100-A8 produces the protein MLTDLESAMNCLVDVYHKYSLVKGNYHSIYRDDLKKLLQTECPKFLEKKDADTWFKELDVNEDDALNFREFLSLVIKVGLAAHEDIHK, from the exons ATGCTGACGGACCTGGAGAGTGCCATGAACTGCCTCGTTGACGTCTACCACAAGTACTCCCTGGTGAAAGGGAATTACCACTCCATCTATAGGGATGACTTGAAGAAATTGTTACAGACGGAGTGTCCTAAGTTTTTGGAG AAAAAGGATGCAGACACCTGGTTCAAAGAGTTGGACGTCAATGAGGATGACGCACTTAACTTCCGGGAGTTCCTCTCACTGGTGATAAAGGTGGGCCTGGCAGCCCATGAAGACATTCACAAATAG